In Lineus longissimus chromosome 13, tnLinLong1.2, whole genome shotgun sequence, one genomic interval encodes:
- the LOC135497701 gene encoding uncharacterized protein LOC135497701, with translation MARCRACKGKHNELLCDPSRRAAQKNPSNSGQSGAADRNSMKPVTSHVGVSCSTEGVLTVPQVARVLVKGERGSVEATVMFDSGSDTSCVCSDFVEKIGPKWVTAKNMSFAAFGASSSSASKVHNVYSLDMQANDGVTRSLNVVKVKAISPPMERPRVPNHLLKSLGHMSIADDYNTDKKVTVDILIGLDMYWKFVKQGFIQVTTGLVAQDTIFGWVLSGSYSNGLSETPSQSTAMVSHVSVSHNLLILSDIPDATLSKFWDLESIGVTDNGESSLGTDMIIMKQFTETVEFKDDRYVVRLPWKEGAKPSLLNNRNSAEGRLQSLNCKLSKNPVLRGRYDEALVELETLGIFQEVPPTEIVPNDERPVFYLPHFPVIKESRLTTKIRPVFDASAKGANGVSLNDCIESGPNLLPGLLDILIRFRRWRVAMTSDITKAFLQIAVNKEDQDVHRFLCTKDGKDRVMKFLRVPFGNTASPFLLNATIRHHLSQYSDSETSTAVEELKENLYVDDWITGADYEDETCELFRNGQKILKEGSLSLAKCNSNNEVIKDMFIHEFDSHSGTVSTKILGLKWLKTEDCFAFDGVDIPTQIVRTKRVVLSFIARLFDPFGFLSPYIMYLKILL, from the coding sequence ATGGCCAGATGTAGGGCTTGCAAAGGCAAGCACAATGAACTTCTGTGTGATCCGAGTAGGAGAGCTGCTCAGAAGAATCCCTCCAATTCAGGTCAGTCTGGGGCTGCAGATCGGAACTCCATGAAACCGGTCACATCGCATGTAGGTGTGTCCTGTTCTACCGAGGGGGTTTTGACTGTACCCCAGGTTGCCCGCGTCCTCGTTAAAGGCGAGAGGGGTTCAGTTGAAGCAACTGTTATGTTCGACTCTGGGTCTGATACCTCATGTGTTTGTTCTGATTTTGTAGAGAAAATCGGTCCTAAGTGGGTGACTGCCAAAAACATGTCCTTTGCAGCCTTTGGTGCAAGTTCTTCATCAGCCAGTAAGGTACATAATGTATACAGCCTGGATATGCAGGCAAATGACGGTGTCACAAGATCACTTAATGTTGTCAAAGTGAAAGCGATTAGTCCACCTATGGAACGACCAAGGGTACCAAACCACTTATTAAAATCACTTGGACATATGAGCATAGCAGATGACTACAACACGGATAAAAAAGTCACAGTTGACATCTTGATTGGCCTTGACATGTATTGGAAATTTGTTAAACAGGGTTTCATACAGGTCACCACTGGTCTTGTAGCTCAAGACACCATCTTTGGGTGGGTATTGTCTGGGTCTTACTCAAATGGTCTGAGTGAGACACCAAGCCAGTCAACTGCTATGGTCAGTCATGTTAGTGTTAGTCATAATTTACTGATTTTGTCAGATATTCCAGACGCGACGCTCTCCAAGTTTTGGGACCTAGAGTCCATTGGTGTGACCGATAACGGAGAGTCGAGTCTTGGAACAGATATGATAATCATGAAACAATTCACTGAAACGGTTGAGTTCAAAGATGATAGGTATGTAGTTAGACTTCCATGGAAAGAAGGTGCTAAGCCATCGCTGTTGAATAATAGAAATTCGGCAGAAGGCCGGTTACAAAGTTTAAACTGTAAACTCTCTAAGAACCCAGTGTTAAGGGGTCGGTATGATGAAGCCTTGGTCGAACTAGAGACTCTTGGAATCTTTCAGGAAGTACCTCCGACAGAAATTGTACCAAATGATGAGCGCCCCGTATTTTATCTACCCCATTTCCCAGTCATAAAAGAGTCAAGGTTGACTACCAAAATTCGACCTGTGTTTGACGCCTCAGCTAAGGGGGCTAACGGagtgtcactgaatgattgcatTGAGTCAGGACCCAACTTGTTGCCAGGTCTATTAGACATTCTAATCAGATTCAGACGATGGCGGGTCGCGATGACCAGTGACATCACCAAAGCTTTCCTACAGATTGCCGTCAACAAGGAAGATCAGGATGTCCATCGCTTCCTGTGTACAAAAGATGGGAAAGATAGGGTGATGAAATTCTTGCGTGTCCCATTTGGCAATACAGCCAGTCCATTTCTCTTAAATGCAACCATCCGCCACCATCTGTCTCAGTACTCTGATTCTGAAACCTCTACTGCTGTCGAGGAACTGAAGGAAAATTTGTATGTTGATGATTGGATCACTGGGGCTGATTATGAAGATGAGACTTGTGAGTTGTTTCGTAATGGTCAAAAGATTCTAAAAGAAGGTAGTCTGTCATTGGCAAAGTGCAACTCTAACAATGAGGTAATCAAAGACATGTTCATACACGAGTTTGATTCTCACTCTGGTACTGTATCAACAAAGATACTTGGGTTGAAGTGGTTGAAAACAGAAGACTGTTTTGCATTTGATGGAGTTGACATCCCTACACAGATTGTCAGAACCAAAAGAGTTGTTTTGAGCTTCATAGCGAGGTTGTTTGACCCGTTTGGTTTCTTGTCACCCTACATCATGTATCTCAAAATTTTGTTGTAA